A single genomic interval of Gemmatimonadota bacterium harbors:
- the rbfA gene encoding 30S ribosome-binding factor RbfA yields MPRDTRRPDRVAEAVREEIAAALAAGVRDPRVKGLVTVTGVEMSRDLGSAMVFVSVYGTDDEKTTTMEGLQSVASSLRGPVGRALKLRLAPHITFKMDDSIARAARIETLLASVKPKADETPE; encoded by the coding sequence GTGCCGCGCGATACGCGACGTCCCGACCGGGTCGCGGAGGCCGTACGCGAGGAAATCGCGGCGGCCTTGGCGGCTGGCGTGCGCGACCCGCGTGTGAAGGGGCTCGTCACTGTCACCGGGGTTGAGATGTCGCGCGACCTCGGATCGGCGATGGTGTTCGTGAGCGTGTATGGCACGGACGACGAAAAGACGACGACCATGGAAGGGTTACAGTCCGTGGCCTCGTCGCTGCGTGGCCCCGTGGGGCGCGCGCTCAAACTGCGACTGGCGCCGCACATCACGTTCAAGATGGACGACAGCATCGCGCGCGCGGCGCGCATCGAGACGCTCCTTGCCAGCGTCAAGCCCAAAGCCGACGAAACGCCCGAGTAA
- the truB gene encoding tRNA pseudouridine(55) synthase TruB, producing MPASSPKPTKRPSKGADGVLLVDKPAGVSSHDVVSVARRALGEKRIGHGGTLDPFATGLLVLLVGRATRLLQYVNDDPKVYEAVVRFGAETDTEDLLGAVTREAPLPTRDALLAAVPSLIGAISQVPPSYSAKRINGERAYALARAGIEVNLAPVTVQIHALSLSTFEEQEGGVTQCVMRVECGGGTYVRSLARDLARAVGSAAHLTALRRHRAGVFSLARAIPLEQLQAGGSTNLAPAVDALEGYPHQALTAEEVVKIGRGIDVQARVEGRYAALLDPASATSAGQLVAFGERRTSEQGDRFQPRVVMREPAA from the coding sequence TTGCCAGCGTCAAGCCCAAAGCCGACGAAACGCCCGAGTAAGGGCGCCGACGGCGTCCTGCTCGTCGACAAACCGGCGGGCGTCTCATCGCACGACGTGGTGAGCGTCGCACGACGTGCCCTCGGCGAAAAACGCATCGGCCACGGCGGCACACTCGACCCCTTCGCCACCGGCCTGCTCGTGCTGCTCGTGGGGCGTGCCACGCGATTGCTGCAGTACGTCAACGACGATCCCAAAGTGTACGAGGCCGTCGTGCGCTTCGGCGCCGAAACTGACACCGAAGATCTGCTCGGCGCCGTGACGCGCGAGGCACCGCTCCCCACACGCGACGCGTTGCTCGCCGCCGTGCCATCGCTCATTGGAGCGATCTCACAAGTGCCGCCGTCGTATTCCGCCAAGCGAATCAACGGTGAGCGCGCCTATGCCCTCGCGCGCGCCGGCATCGAGGTGAATCTCGCGCCCGTCACCGTGCAGATCCACGCGCTCTCGCTCTCGACGTTCGAGGAGCAGGAGGGTGGCGTCACGCAATGCGTGATGCGAGTGGAGTGTGGGGGCGGTACGTATGTGCGCTCGCTCGCGCGCGATCTCGCGCGGGCCGTGGGGAGTGCCGCGCATCTTACCGCGCTGCGTCGGCATCGGGCGGGGGTTTTTAGTTTGGCGCGCGCCATTCCGCTGGAACAGTTACAGGCCGGTGGCTCCACGAACCTCGCGCCCGCTGTGGACGCGCTCGAGGGGTATCCGCACCAGGCGTTGACCGCAGAAGAAGTCGTGAAGATCGGACGCGGCATCGATGTGCAAGCCCGTGTGGAAGGCCGTTACGCCGCGCTTCTCGACCCAGCCAGCGCCACGAGCGCGGGACAACTCGTGGCATTTGGCGAGCGCCGCACGTCCGAGCAAGGGGATCGCTTTCAGCCGCGCGTGGTGATGCGCGAACCGGCGGCGTAA
- the ribF gene encoding riboflavin biosynthesis protein RibF: MDWRAASGLPPNIPGTVLTIGTFDGVHRGHRLVLDLLATRAAETGLRSVLVTFDSHPLEIVNPAAAPMLLTTVEEKSEVLVESRLDYAVVYPFTRTLAAYDATQFVDEVLLRRLGMRELLVGYDHGFGRGRSGDADVLRELGASRGFQVTVVPPVQGRDGRPISSTSIRRAIAGGDLARATDGLARPYAVSGSVTHGKARGRTLGFRTINVVRAAGRKLMPPEGVYAVLVQTGTGSHEGMVNLGPRPTFDDPVPILEAHLFDTDGDWYGQRVRIDFVRRLRDVTKFANAEALVRQLGVDEQMARSALRQARVGL; the protein is encoded by the coding sequence ATGGATTGGCGCGCTGCGAGTGGCTTGCCGCCGAATATTCCCGGCACGGTGCTCACCATTGGCACCTTTGACGGGGTGCATCGCGGGCATCGGCTCGTGCTCGACTTGCTCGCCACGCGCGCGGCGGAAACTGGATTGCGCAGCGTCCTCGTGACGTTCGACTCGCATCCGCTCGAGATCGTGAACCCCGCGGCCGCGCCGATGCTCCTCACCACAGTCGAAGAAAAGAGTGAGGTGCTCGTGGAGAGCCGCCTCGATTACGCGGTGGTGTATCCGTTTACGCGCACACTCGCGGCCTACGACGCCACACAGTTTGTCGACGAAGTCCTCCTGCGCCGCCTTGGAATGCGCGAGCTGCTGGTCGGCTACGACCACGGCTTCGGACGCGGGCGCTCCGGTGACGCTGACGTCCTGCGCGAACTTGGTGCCTCGCGTGGCTTTCAAGTCACGGTGGTGCCGCCGGTGCAGGGGCGGGACGGCCGCCCCATCTCGTCCACGTCCATCCGTCGCGCCATCGCCGGAGGGGATCTCGCCCGCGCCACCGACGGCCTCGCCCGTCCATACGCCGTGAGCGGTTCGGTCACGCACGGCAAAGCGCGCGGACGGACCCTCGGCTTTCGCACGATCAACGTGGTGCGCGCCGCCGGGCGGAAACTGATGCCGCCAGAGGGGGTCTACGCCGTGCTGGTGCAGACCGGCACCGGCTCCCACGAGGGCATGGTGAACCTCGGACCACGCCCCACCTTCGACGACCCGGTGCCGATCCTCGAAGCGCACCTCTTCGATACCGACGGCGATTGGTACGGTCAGCGCGTCAGGATCGACTTCGTGCGCCGACTGCGCGATGTGACTAAATTCGCCAATGCCGAGGCGTTGGTTCGGCAACTGGGGGTGGACGAGCAGATGGCCCGCTCGGCGCTCCGGCAGGCGCGGGTTGGGCTCTAG